One Aegilops tauschii subsp. strangulata cultivar AL8/78 chromosome 7, Aet v6.0, whole genome shotgun sequence genomic window carries:
- the LOC109769258 gene encoding uncharacterized protein — protein MKKKIGTGGGSRILALWEKASKAKKIDETSTPNQSAAASGTCTSHVQLESNLQLELVQAPDAECEPESREATPTPIDKDAETSDADDEPMEADLEALEPDPGKRIPISMYAVNDQDRVRRRYIEMKPCQPKNHNFEYTNKSGVDRRFCRAWFKEFPWIEYSVTKDSAFCFVCYLFKDKTKYPGGDAFVKNGFRNWNMKSRLKKHEGEVSSAHAEAQEKYDMFTTPQTSIRESFASNTSQYKALYKQRLTWTLKCLRFLLHQGLAFRGHDESENSLNKGNFLELLNWLAGNFEEVDRVVLKNAPQNCKMTHHDIQHELIKCCAQETTKLVIEELDGGHFAILADESSDVYQNEQLAICLRYVDKKGRAVVRFLGLAHVQDTTSLTLKAAIEQMLMKYNLTFAMVRGQGYDGASNMKGNANGLKKLIMDESPSAYYVHCFAHQLQLTLVAVAKDSGDCTWFFQQLAHLLNALGMSCKKMRMLCIAQAEELIDALELEEVETGSGLNQEMGLGRPCDTRWGSHFKTVNHVICMYGAIRRVLIKIGKEYHGAEAQAALTILTPFRSFEFVFMAHLMQEIFGYTDELSRALQKQDQDIVHAIELVDITKYHLEGLRTDPGWDDFLKKVTSFCTKHKIKIVDMEGPYFPAGRPRRGFFNGAMNYHRFKVDMYVSVIDRQISELNGRFDEVNTDLLSCMAAFCPLRLFAAYDQEKLVRLATKFYANDFTSDELARLPWQLNMYVTHVRRDERFQNLKNLCELSVMFVETNKHEQYYIVYKLLKLVLILPVATASVERVFSSMNYVKNKLRSKMGDDYLNNCLVTFVEREFFNQVKDEDVINLFQKGDRKVIL, from the coding sequence atgaagaagaagattggGACTGGTGGTGGCAGTAGGATTCTTGCATTGTGGGAAAAAGCTTCAAAAGCAAAGAAGATTGATGAAACGTCTACACCGAATCAGAGTGCAGCTGCATCGGGTACTTGTACCTCTCATGTTCAGCTTGAGAGCAATTTGCAATTGGAGTTAGTGCAAGCACCGGATGCGGAATGTGAACCGGAGAGCAGAGAAGCAACCCCAACCCCAATTGATAAAGATGCTGAAACAAGTGATGCAGATGATGAACCAATGGAAGCAGATTTGGAGGCACTCGAACCTGATCCTGGGAAGCGGATTCCCATCTCAATGTATGCTGTCAATGACCAAGATAGAGTAAGAAGAAGATATATTGAGATGAAGCCATGTCAACCAAAGAATCATAACTTTGAGTATACAAATAAAAGTGGAGTTGACCGTCGCTTTTGTCGTGCTTGGTTTAAAGAATTTCCATGGATTGAGTATAGTGTGACAAAAGATAGTGCTTTCTGCTTTGTTTGCTATCTGTTCAAGGATAAGACAAAATATCCCGGTGGAGATGCATTTGTGAAGAATGGATTTAGGAACTGGAACATGAAATCGAGATTGAAGAAACATGAAGGTGAGGTTAGTAGTGCTCATGCTGAAGCTCAAGAGAAGTATGATATGTTCACTACACCACAAACATCAATTAGGGAGTCTTTTGCTTCAAACACCTCACAATATAAGGCTTTGTATAAGCAGCGTTTGACATGGACACTCAAATGTTTGAGATTTCTATTGCACCAAGGCTTGGCATTTAGAGGACATGATGAAAGTGAAAACTCACTAAATAAAGGAAATTTTCTTGAGCTTTTAAATTGGCTAGCTGGAAATTTTGAAGAGGTTGATAGGGTTGTTCTCAAAAATGCTCCACAGAACTGCAAGATGACTCACCATGATATACAACATGAGTTAATAAAATGTTGTGCACAGGAGACTACAAAATTAGTCATTGAAGAACTTGATGGTGGCCACTTTGCAATACTTGCAGATGAGTCTAGTGATGTGTATCAGAATGAACAGTTGGCAATTTGCTTGCGTTATGTTGATAAGAAAGGAAGGGCTGTTGTAAGATTTCTTGGTCTTGCTCATGTTCAAGATACTACCTCTTTGACACTTAAAGCTGCAATTGAGCAAATGCTTATGAAGTACAATTTGACCTTTGCAATGGTTCGTGGGCAAGGATATGATGGAGCTAGCAACATGAAAGGTAATGCTAATGGCCTAAAAAAACTAATTATGGATGAGTCTCCTTCTGCCTACTATGTTCATTGTTTTGCCCATCAACTACAGTTAACTCTTGTTGCTGTTGCTAAAGATAGTGGTGATTGTACTTGGTTCTTTCAACAACTTGCACACTTGTtaaatgctcttggcatgtcttGTAAAAAGATGAGAATGCTTTGTATAGCTCAGGCTgaggaactcattgatgcatTGGAATTGGAAGAAGTAGAAACGGGGAGTGGGCTGAATCAGGAAATGGGTTTGGGAAGGCCATGTGATACACGTTGGGGCTCTCACTTCAAAACCGTGAACCATGTCATCTGTATGTATGGTGCAATACGACGAGTCCTCATCAAGATTGGAAAAGAGTACCATGGTGCGGAGGCGCAAGCGGCTCTAACCATATTGACACCATTTCGGTCATTTGAGTTTGTTTTCATGGCACACTTGATGCAAGAAATATTTGGATACACAGATGAGTTGAGTAGAGCTTTGCAAAAGCAAGACCAAGATATTGTTCATGCTATTGAGCTTGTTGATATCACAAAGTATCACTTGGAGGGTTTGAGGACTGATCCTGGATGGGATGATTTTCTCAAAAAGGTCACATCTTTTTGTACAAAGCATAAGATCAAAATTGTTGATATGGAGGGTCCTTACTTTCCCGCTGGCCGGCCTAGAAGGGGTTTCTTTAATGGTGCAATGAATTACCATCGCTTCAAAGTTGATATGTATGTGAGTGTCATTGATAGGCAAATTAGTGAGTTGAATGGCAGATTTGATGAGGTAAACACAGATCTACTTTCTTGCATGGCAGCATTTTGTCCACTTCGTCTATTTGCTGCTTATGATCAAGAGAAATTGGTTAGGCTTGCTACAAAGTTTTATGCTAATGATTTCACAAGTGATGAACTGGCAAGACTTCCATGGCAACTAAACATGTACGTTACTCATGTGCGTAGAGATGAAAGGTTTCAAAACTTGAAGAATCTGTGTGAGCTTTCAGTTATGTTTGTCGAGACAAACAAGCATGAACAATACTATATTGTTTACAAGCTTCTTAAGTTGGTATTAATTCTGCCAGTAGCTACTGCTAGTGTTGAAAGGGTGTTCTCTTCAATGAACTATGTGAAGAATAAGCTAAGGAGCAAAATGGGTGATGATTACTTGAACaattgtttggttacatttgttGAGAGAGAATTCTTCAATCAAGTAAAGGATGAGGATGTCATCAATCTCTTCCAAAAAGGTGATCGCAAAGTTATATTGTAA